GATCGCTCGATGCCGCTTCCGGCCGACCACGCCGAAGACACGGTGCTCGATCGCATCACTCTGCTCCTCATCGACATGCTCGCCATGATCGCGGCGGATGCCGACGACCTGGTGGGCGTCTGCATCGCGGTTCCCGCACCGATCGACCCCGAATCCGGACTCATCGCCTACCGCGGCGTGATGCGCCGGTGGGAGGATCAGCCGGTCGCCGAGGTCGTGCAGCAGCGTCTCGGCTGCCCGGTGCTCGTCGAGAAGGATGCGAACCTCGCCGCTCTCGCCGAGGCCACCCTCGGCACGGCCCGCGACGTCGAGGACAGCCTGTTCGTGCATGCCTCGTACACGACGAGCGCCGGCATCGTGCTGGGCTCTCGCCTCTACCGCGGAGGCTCGGGCACCGCGGGCGAGATCGGACACGTGCAGGTCGATCCGTCCGGATCCATCTGCGCCTGCGGGCAGCGCGGCTGCCTCGAGACGCTCGTCGGCGCCGAGGCCATCACCGCACCCCTGCGTGCCACGTACGGCCAGGTCACCTTCCGGGATGTGATCGCGCAGGCGGCATCCGGAGACCCCGGCTGCGCGCGCGTGATCGCGGATGCCGCCACGCTGCTCGGTCGAGTCGTCGCCGGCGTCTGCCAGTCGGTCGCCCCCGAGGTCATCACCGTCGGCGGAGAGCTGGTGGATGCCGGACCGATCTTCCTCCTGCCCTTCGCCTCGGCTGTCCGCGATCACGCACCCCAGAGCCGAGCCGCTCGC
This genomic interval from Microbacterium sp. LWH11-1.2 contains the following:
- a CDS encoding ROK family transcriptional regulator; translated protein: MSRWPGGSQSGLREANTAKIVDAVKRFGGLTQVELAEATRLSTATVSAIVKELSQTGLVETHPTSRSGRRAQLVTIARRAGLVAAVQIGSRSMRVRLSDVGQDVLADRSMPLPADHAEDTVLDRITLLLIDMLAMIAADADDLVGVCIAVPAPIDPESGLIAYRGVMRRWEDQPVAEVVQQRLGCPVLVEKDANLAALAEATLGTARDVEDSLFVHASYTTSAGIVLGSRLYRGGSGTAGEIGHVQVDPSGSICACGQRGCLETLVGAEAITAPLRATYGQVTFRDVIAQAASGDPGCARVIADAATLLGRVVAGVCQSVAPEVITVGGELVDAGPIFLLPFASAVRDHAPQSRAARRDPVPTSFGKDAVLVGATIHILQATDPSQLLEDRT